One Centroberyx gerrardi isolate f3 chromosome 6, fCenGer3.hap1.cur.20231027, whole genome shotgun sequence genomic region harbors:
- the LOC139917012 gene encoding A disintegrin and metalloproteinase with thrombospondin motifs 15-like yields the protein MAILIRSLIIFMDVLLYVKLTHCMEVDFCIPVRLDHQKTEKHLHRRAERISERQTVFRLSAFRQEFYLHLTPDSNFLAPSSVPPESGSSASDGSATAELRQCFYAGDVNADPDSFAALSLCKGLQGVFSSNGMEYFISPVRSEGASAAGSAGKALDRTHVIRRRGRAAQSGGNFTSRCGVAPNSDFNMTGSLEKYKYMRELEMDGLTETVLKSLGRSKRFASIPRFVEVLVVADESMAKFHGDDLKHYLLTLMSVAARLYKHPSILNSINIVVVGFMVLNEADKGPKVSSNAALTLRNFCSWQKKLNKHNDKHPEYWDTAILFTKQDLCGATTCDTLGMADVGTMCDPKRSCSVIEDDGLPSAFTTAHELGHVFNMPHDNVKACEEVFGKLRDNHMMSPTLIQIDRNRPWSVCSAAIITEFLDRGHGECLLDQPQRQLSLPDSLPGSSYSLHRQCELAFGSGSKPCPYMHPCSKLWCTGKARGQLVCQTRHFPWADGTSCGNGKVCYRGACTEKNSTMHIKVDGRWGKWGAFGDCSRTCGGGVQLAKRECDNPVPENGGKYCYGLRIKYRSCNLSPCPETGKSFREEQCEAFNGFNLNTNRLSSSVVWVPKYSGISPKDKCKLICRANGTGYFYVLAPKVVDGTPCSPDTSAVCVQGRCIKAGCDGKLDSNKKFDKCGVCGGDNQGCKKVSGMFTKPIHGYNFVVMLPVGASNIDIRQRGYRGMVSDENYLAVKNRHGKYLLNGNYVVSAVERDLLVKGSLLRYSGTSTAVEMLQATRPLLEPLTVEVLSVGKMTPPRVRYSFYVTKESKEEKTLRKEERSHAAQNSVLVDSNKVEAKKQALDKRPVSQWVTGGWDECTVTCGNGLQKRPVQCQSVEGRPAAGCDSAARPVATRVCGDPCPMWDIGSWSHCSKSCGRGFKRRPLRCVTQNGLSLPRDHCSNKKKPQELDLCNLRPC from the exons ATGGCTATACTTATTAGATCTCTCATTATCTTTATGGATGTTCTACTTTATGTGAAACTGACCCATTGCATGGAGGTAGATTTCTGCATACCTGTCCGCTTGGATCAccaaaagacagaaaagcaTCTCCACCGGCGAGCGGAGAGGATAAGTGAGAGACAAACTGTTTTCAGACTAAGTGCTTTCAGACAGGAATTTTACCTCCACCTCACGCCGGATTCTAATTTCCTCGCGCCGAGCAGCGTGCCCCCCGAGAGCGGCTCCTCAGCATCCGACGGCTCCGCCACCGCTGAGCTCAGGCAGTGCTTCTACGCCGGTGATGTCAACGCGGACCCGGATTCCTTCGCGGCGCTCAGCCTCTGCAAAGGTCTCCAGGGGGTTTTCTCTTCTAACGGCATGGAGTATTTCATCAGCCCGGTCAGGAGCGAAGGCGCGTCGGCCGCGGGATCTGCGGGAAAGGCTTTGGACAGGACGCACGTCATCCGTCGCCGGGGACGCGCGGCTCAGTCAGGTGGCAATTTCACCAGCAGGTGTGGAGTTGCGCCGAACAGCGACTTCAACATGACGGGCTCCCTGGAGAAATACAAGTACATGAGGGAGCTGGAGATGGACGGCCTGACTGAAACTGTCCTGAAAAGCTTAGGGAGGTCGAAAAGGTTTGCGTCCATCCCCAGGTTCGTGGAGGTCCTGGTGGTGGCGGATGAATCTATGGCCAAATTCCACGGGGACGACCTAAAGCATTACCTGCTGACCCTAATGTCTGTAGCGGCCAGGCTTTACAAGCACCCCAGCATTCTCAACTCCATAAACATAGTGGTGGTGGGCTTTATGGTGCTCAATGAAGCCGACAAGGGACCTAAGGTTTCCAGTAACGCAGCCCTGACTCTGCGCAACTTCTGCTCCTGGCAGAAGAAGCTGAATAAACACAATGACAAGCATCCTGAATACTGGGACACTGCCATACTCTTCACCAAACAG GATCTTTGCGGGGCCACCACCTGTGATACTCTGGGAATGGCTGATGTGGGAACCATGTGCGACCCCAAGAGGAGCTGCTCTGTCATTGAGGACGACGGCTTGCCCTCGGCTTTCACCACCGCTCATGAACTAG GCCACGTCTTCAACATGCCCCATGACAATGTAAAGGCATGCGAGGAGGTGTTTGGGAAACTGAGGGACAACCACATGATGTCTCCCACACTGATTCAGATCGACAGGAACCGGCCCTGGTCTGTGTGCAGCGCAGCCATCATTACCGAGTTCCTGGACAGAGGTCATG GGGAGTGTCTGCTGGACCAGCCCCAGAGGCAGCTGTCTCTCCCGGACAGCCTGCCCGGCTCCAGCTACAGCCTGCACCGTCAGTGCGAGCTCGCCTTCGGGTCGGGCTCCAAGCCCTGTCCCTACATGCACCCCTGCTCCAAGCTGTGGTGCACCGGGAAGGCCCGCGGCCAGCTGGTCTGCCAGACCCGACACTTCCCCTGGGCGGACGGCACCAGCTGCGGCAATGGCAAGGTCTGCTACCGAGGGGCCTGCACCGAGAAGAACAGCACCATGCACATCAAG gtgGACGGCCGGTGGGGGAAGTGGGGTGCGTTCGGGGACTGTTCCCGAACTTGTGGCGGAGGAGTTCAGCTGGCCAAGAGAGAGTGTGACAACCCTGTCCCTGAAAACGGCGGCAAATACTGCTATGGCCTCCGCATCAAATATCGCTCCTGCAATCTCAGCCCTTGTCCTGAAACAG GTAAGAGTTTCCGTGAGGAGCAGTGCGAGGCGTTCAACGGCTTCAATCTGAACACCAACAGACTCAGCTCCTCGGTGGTTTGGGTTCCCAAGTACTCTGGCATCTCGCCCAAGGACAAATGCAAGCTCATCTGCCGCGCGAATGGGACTGGATACTTCTATGTCCTCGCTCCAAAA GTCGTGGACGGGACCCCCTGCTCTCCCGACACCTCGGCCGTGTGCGTCCAGGGAAGGTGCATCAAGGCGGGTTGCGACGGCAAGCTGGACTCCAACAAGAAGTTCGACAAGTGCGGCGTGTGCGGCGGCGACAACCAGGGCTGCAAGAAAGTCTCAGGAATGTTCACCAAGCCCAT ACATGGCTACAACTTTGTGGTGATGCTGCCCGTCGGAGCCTCCAACATTGACATCCGTCAGCGCGGCTACCGAGGGATGGTCAGCGACGAAAACTACTTGGCGGTGAAGAACCGGCACGGCAAGTACCTCCTGAACGGCAACTACGTGGTGTCGGCAGTGGAGCGGGACCTGCTGGTGAAGGGCAGCCTGCTGCGCTACAGCGGCACCTCTACGGCCGTGGAGATGCTCCAGGCCACCCGGCCCCTGCTGGAGCCTCTGACCGTGGAGGTGCTCTCCGTGGGGAAGATGACTCCTCCCAGGGTGCGCTACTCCTTCTACGTCACCAAGGAGAGCAAGGAGGAGAAGACCCTgcggaaagaggagaggagccacGCGGCGCAGAACAGCGTCTTGGTGGATAGTAACAAAGTGGAGGCCAAGAAGCAGGCGCTAGACAAGAGGCCGGTCAGTCAGTGGGTGACGGGCGGGTGGGACGAGTGCACGGTGACGTGCGGGAACGGGCTGCAGAAGAGGCCAGTGCAGTGTCAGAGTGTGGAGGGGCGTCCGGCGGCGGGCTGCGACAGCGCTGCTCGGCCCGTCGCAACGAGGGTGTGCGGGGATCCCTGTCCGATGTGGGACATAGGGTCCTGGTCTCACTGCTCCAAGTCCTGTGGGAGGGGCTTTAAAAGGCGGCCCCTGCGCTGCGTCACCCAGAATGGTCTGAGCCTACCCAGAGATCATTGCTCTAATAAGAAGAAGCCTCAGGAACTGGACCTCTGCAACCTGAGGCCTTGTTAG